DNA sequence from the Cyanobacteriota bacterium genome:
CCTGTAGTTTCAGGCGAAATTGCCACGCGGTAGTGATGTCAAGTCGCCCTGACGGAGTTAGAACTATCACCGTTGTGCCATCTTGAGTTGTGTGTGTTCTCTGCTCCATTTGGCTGCATTACCCTCCCGTAATCTGTATACGTGTCTTCATGACGGAACTAAGCTAGACGAAACTCACCTTCAATTCCTCTTTCCAAGGATTTAGTTCTGCGTTAACTGCATACTACAGCTAACGACAGCATCTATCTGGAGGATACAACCACCCAAACTAAAAACGCTATTTCCAACATGCAATTGCTCTACAGTTTACCCTAGACAATCCAGGTAAATGCCATCCAATTCACAGAATCTGCCAATTTACCCAATCCTGAGGCTTTAAAAACTTGGTATATAGCTCGGCTTCTGGGCTGCCGGGTTCAGGCTGATAGTTATATTCCCAGCGCACTAAGGGTGGCAGCGACATGAGAATAGACTCGGTACGTCCATTAGTCTGTAACCCAAAGATAGTTCCTCGATCGTAGATAAGATTGAACTCGACATAGCGTCCCCGACGATACAGTTGAAACTGCCGTTCTCGCTCACCGTAGTCCATGTGGCGACGACGCTCTACGATCGGCGCATAAGCAGCTAAAAATGCGTTACCACAGTCTTGGACAAAGGCAAATACCTCATCCCATGACCGAGGCTGAGCACCCAATTCACGGCTAACCGTAGCGGCAATACCCTCTGGGTCAGGGCCTCGATACAGCTCACCCTGGCCATCTTGATAGTCAAAGAAGATACCACCGACACCACGAGCTTCTTGGCGATGCTTGAGGTAAAAATACTCATCACACCAAGGCTTAAATACAGAGTAATAGTGAGGATGATGGCGATCGCACACTGCCTTCAACGTTTGATGTAAGTGCACAACGTCTTCGACTACCGGGTAGTAGGGGGTCATATCCAGCCCACCCCCAAACCACCACACAGGGCCTGCTTCAAAGTAGCGATAGTTGAGATGAACCGTAGGGATGTGAGGATTACGAGGGTGCAACACCATGGAAGTGCCTGTGGCATAAAATTGATGACCTGCGGCCTCAGGTCGCTGCATTAGAATTGACGGAGGGAGGTGAGTACCCCACACTTCGGAAAAGTTCACCCCACCTTGCTCAAAGATGCCTCCCTGTTTGATGACCCTGGAGCGACCACCACCACCTTCTTCTCTTGTCCAGCTATCTTCCTGAAAAGTTCCTACACCATCTAGTTGCTCTAACCCCTGACAAATGGTATCTTGCAGCGTTTTGAGAAATTCACTGGTACGTTGACGAGAGTCAGTAGGAGGAAGGGGATTGACGGTGATCGTAGCTGTCGGTGAAGCAGTTGTCATAATTGAGTACAAAGTCACTATAGACGAATTTTAAGGTCGGTAGTTGTATAACCCTGAATAAAACCTTACCTGG
Encoded proteins:
- the hemF gene encoding oxygen-dependent coproporphyrinogen oxidase is translated as MTTASPTATITVNPLPPTDSRQRTSEFLKTLQDTICQGLEQLDGVGTFQEDSWTREEGGGGRSRVIKQGGIFEQGGVNFSEVWGTHLPPSILMQRPEAAGHQFYATGTSMVLHPRNPHIPTVHLNYRYFEAGPVWWFGGGLDMTPYYPVVEDVVHLHQTLKAVCDRHHPHYYSVFKPWCDEYFYLKHRQEARGVGGIFFDYQDGQGELYRGPDPEGIAATVSRELGAQPRSWDEVFAFVQDCGNAFLAAYAPIVERRRHMDYGERERQFQLYRRGRYVEFNLIYDRGTIFGLQTNGRTESILMSLPPLVRWEYNYQPEPGSPEAELYTKFLKPQDWVNWQIL